A portion of the Gigantopelta aegis isolate Gae_Host chromosome 10, Gae_host_genome, whole genome shotgun sequence genome contains these proteins:
- the LOC121384358 gene encoding estradiol 17-beta-dehydrogenase 8-like — protein sequence MATGGLLAGRLALVSGAGSGIGRAICQAFAKEGAILAAVDVNKNNAESTLSMLQDGPHAAFSVDISSSSEVNAMMAQIKSHFSQPLIVAVSAAGITRDHFLLKMEEKHFDRIMDINLKGTFLLNQAVGRAIRDAETKDGSIINISSISALRGNIGQANYCASKAGVIGLTKTAAKELAKFNIRVNAVLPGFIETPMTDVVPERVRDIVSLLIPLGRFGRPEEVADTCVFLASDKSRYVTGACLEVTGGLYM from the exons ATGGCGACAGGGGGATTGTTAGCTGGACGATTAGCGCTAGTATCAG GTGCAGGTAGTGGAATAGGACGAGCAATCTGTCAGGCGTTTGCCAAAGAGGGAGCCATTTTGGCAGCAGTTGATGTGAACAAAAACAATGCGGAATCAACTCTGTCTATGTTACAAGATG GTCCCCATGCAGCGTTCAGCGTGGACATCTCGTCGTCAAGCGAGGTGAACGCGATGATGGCGCAAATCAAGTCGCACTTCTCGCAGCCTCTGATAGTGGCCGTGAGCGCAGCCGGGATCACCAGGGACCACTTCCTGCTGAAGATGGAGGAGAAGCACTTTGACCGCATCATGGACATCAACCTCAAG GGTACGTTCCTCTTAAACCAGGCGGTGGGAAGAGCGATCCGAGATGCCGAGACCAAAGATGGATCCATCATCAACATATCCAGTATCAGTGCCCTG AGAGGCAATATTGGACAAGCAAACTATTGTGCATCGAAAGCAGGTGTTATTGGTTTGACAAAGACAGCTGCCAAGGAGCTGGCTAA ATTTAATATTCGGGTAAATGCGGTGTTGCCAGGATTTATAGAAACGCCGATGACAGACGTCGTACCTGAACGTGTCAGAGATATCGTCAGTCTGTTGATACCGCTGGGGAGGTTTGGGCGACCTGAAG AAGTTGCAGACACCTGTGTCTTCTTGGCCTCTGATAAAAGTAGATACGTCACAGGCGCCTGCTTAgaagttacag GTGGCTTATACATGTGA